The following proteins are encoded in a genomic region of Desulfurococcaceae archaeon:
- a CDS encoding M55 family metallopeptidase, producing the protein MRAYVSVDLEGLPGVVSGTMLSPWSSQFSRASKIATKLTNIVVDELYKQGFEEIHVADSHGLMTNIDYLELDGRAQIVQGYPRPFSMISGLSKDFTAVFFIGYHAAAGTPRGVLEHTFSGKAFSEVRVNGVKVSEFLVNSLYAGEVGVPVALLAGDEHLNRDVEAYTPWVVFVPLKRGISRYAAVYPSLEKIEQLLRGGIKEACERIKSGRVQTFTLNKPYRVELVLRDSLVADLLEDCDIAERLDAYTVKFVVDSARRLFDVIEISALVAYAVDCLKSGLR; encoded by the coding sequence ATGAGAGCATATGTTTCGGTGGACCTGGAAGGTCTGCCCGGAGTGGTCTCCGGAACTATGCTGAGCCCTTGGAGTAGCCAGTTTTCGAGGGCATCGAAGATCGCAACGAAGTTAACGAACATCGTAGTGGATGAGCTTTACAAGCAGGGGTTTGAAGAAATACACGTTGCAGATAGCCATGGCCTGATGACAAACATAGACTACCTCGAACTAGATGGTAGAGCCCAGATCGTGCAGGGGTATCCAAGACCATTCAGCATGATCTCTGGGCTCTCAAAGGACTTTACAGCAGTGTTCTTTATCGGCTATCACGCAGCGGCCGGAACACCGCGCGGAGTGCTAGAACATACATTTAGTGGCAAGGCGTTTTCCGAGGTAAGGGTGAACGGTGTTAAGGTCAGCGAGTTTCTCGTAAATTCCCTTTACGCCGGTGAAGTGGGGGTCCCTGTGGCCCTGCTGGCAGGTGATGAGCACTTAAATAGGGACGTAGAAGCCTATACCCCCTGGGTTGTTTTCGTACCGTTAAAGAGGGGCATTTCGAGATACGCAGCGGTATACCCCAGCCTCGAGAAAATAGAACAGCTACTACGAGGCGGCATTAAAGAAGCCTGTGAAAGAATTAAAAGCGGAAGGGTCCAGACCTTCACGCTGAATAAGCCGTATAGGGTAGAACTAGTGCTGAGGGACTCTCTCGTAGCCGACCTCCTCGAGGACTGTGACATAGCTGAACGGCTAGACGCGTATACTGTGAAGTTTGTAGTAGACTCTGCAAGAAGGCTATTCGATGTTATAGAGATCTCGGCACTAGTGGCCTACGCGGTGGACTGTTTGAAGTCGGGACTTAGGTAG